A genomic window from Triticum urartu cultivar G1812 chromosome 7, Tu2.1, whole genome shotgun sequence includes:
- the LOC125520204 gene encoding vesicle-associated membrane protein 727: MNGGSKQTLIYSFVAKGSVVLAEHTAFSGNFSTIAVQCLQKLPSNSTRSTYSCDGHTFNFLVDRGFVFLVVAEEALGRSVPFVFLERVREDFMQRYGSSIDEEGQHPLADDADEDDFLFEDRFSIAYNLDREFGPRLKDHMQYCINHPEEISKLSKVKSHLSEVKGIMMDNIEKILDRGEKIELLVGKTETLQSQADSFHRHGRELRRKMWLQNLRFKLMVGGGIAFLILILWLMVCRGFKC; encoded by the exons ATGAACGGTGGTAGCAAGCAAACGCTGATATACAGCTTCGTGGCCAAGGGCTCCGTGGTGCTGGCCGAGCACACGGCCTTCTCCGGCAACTTCAGCACCATCGCCGTGCAGTGCCTCCAGAAGCTGCCCTCCAACAGCACCAGGTCCACCTACTCCTGCGATGGCCACACCTTCAACTTCCTCGTTGACCGTGGTTTTG TGTTTCTTGTGGTGGCCGAAGAGGCGTTGGGAAGGAGCGTGCCGTTTGTGTTCCTAGAGAGGGTTAGGGAAGACTTCATGCAGAGGTATGGGTCCAGTATCGATGAGGAGGGACAACACCCGCTTGCTGATGATGCGGATGAGGACGATTTCCTGTTTGAGGACCGGTTTAGCATCGCCTACAATCTTGACCGGGAATTCGG GCCAAGGTTGAAGGATCACATGCAGTATTGTATTAATCATCCAGAGGAAATTAGCAAGCTCTCTAAGGTGAAATCACATCTTTCAGAGGTTAAAGGGATCATGATGGACAACATCGAGAAG ATATTAGATCGTGGCGAGAAGATTGAACTTTTGGTGGGCAAGACCGAAACCTTACAGTCGCAG GCCGACAGCTTCCATAGGCATGGCAGAGAGCTCAGGCGCAAGATGTGGCTTCAGAACCTGAGGTTTAAGCTGATGGTCGGTGGTGGCATCGCATTTTTGATCCTCATCCTCTGGCTAATGGTTTGCAGGGGCTTCAAGTGCTAG